In a single window of the Terriglobus roseus genome:
- a CDS encoding RDD family protein — protein MTDSVLPEWHTIRLEAQLQTRTTDDADSGISFGIPLHVAPISQRIMAATVDGCCIATGFLAAVAVAAYASPSLPTGIPAAIAAAGSLFAFALMYLTLFFSLSGITPGMRYARIAFCTFNDENPSRSAMRRRIFALLLAGAPVGLGLVWACMDEDKLGWHDRISRMYPRAY, from the coding sequence ATGACCGACAGCGTCCTGCCCGAATGGCACACCATCCGGCTTGAGGCGCAACTGCAGACCCGTACCACAGATGACGCGGATTCGGGGATCTCGTTTGGGATTCCGCTTCACGTCGCTCCCATTTCGCAGAGGATCATGGCAGCGACGGTCGACGGCTGCTGCATCGCGACGGGCTTCCTCGCAGCGGTCGCGGTTGCAGCATACGCATCGCCGAGTTTGCCCACCGGCATCCCCGCGGCCATCGCCGCCGCGGGATCGCTCTTCGCCTTCGCGCTGATGTACCTGACGCTCTTCTTTTCGCTCTCGGGCATCACGCCGGGCATGCGGTACGCCCGCATCGCCTTCTGCACCTTCAATGACGAGAATCCAAGCCGCTCCGCCATGCGCCGCCGCATCTTCGCTCTGCTGCTCGCCGGAGCTCCGGTTGGCCTGGGACTCGTCTGGGCCTGCATGGACGAAGACAAGCTCGGCTGGCACGACCGTATCTCGCGCATGTACCCGCGCGCCTATTAG